From the genome of Phytohabitans rumicis, one region includes:
- a CDS encoding Flp family type IVb pilin → MIKLITSTKNRIKALAARPDRGATAAEYALIILLVTGAIVAGVTALGVNIAAAFNNIAGQIV, encoded by the coding sequence ATGATCAAGCTGATCACCTCGACCAAGAACCGGATCAAGGCGCTGGCCGCGCGGCCGGACCGCGGCGCGACGGCGGCCGAGTACGCGTTGATCATCCTCCTGGTGACGGGGGCGATCGTCGCCGGCGTGACAGCCCTCGGCGTGAACATCGCCGCCGCTTTCAACAACATCGCCGGCCAGATCGTCTAG
- a CDS encoding TadE family protein, translated as MARRRNTRRDRGATAVEAALVLPIVLMVVFGIIDFGRLLNAQIVVSQAAREGARAEAVGGNPVARATDAAGSLGPVAVGVGAACPANPGANAAASVTVTFTFQFITPVVALADLVAGPINVDARGSCRAADDPAAPARRRPGRPGRRCRAGGGAAQRQRPARHGGAHH; from the coding sequence GTGGCGCGACGGCGAAACACGCGGCGGGATCGTGGTGCGACCGCGGTCGAGGCCGCACTGGTCCTGCCAATTGTTCTGATGGTCGTCTTCGGCATCATCGACTTCGGGCGGCTGCTCAACGCACAGATCGTCGTCAGCCAGGCGGCGCGCGAAGGCGCACGTGCGGAGGCCGTCGGCGGGAATCCGGTCGCCCGCGCCACCGATGCCGCCGGCAGCCTCGGCCCCGTGGCCGTGGGGGTCGGGGCGGCCTGCCCGGCCAATCCCGGTGCGAACGCGGCGGCCAGCGTCACCGTCACCTTCACCTTCCAGTTCATCACGCCGGTGGTGGCGCTGGCGGACCTGGTCGCGGGCCCCATCAACGTGGATGCCAGGGGGTCATGCCGTGCCGCGGATGACCCTGCTGCGCCGGCTCGGCGGCGCCCCGGGCGACCGGGGCGCCGTTGCCGCGCTGGTGGCGGTGCTGCTCAGCGGCAACGTCCTGCTCGGCATGGCGGCGCTCACCATTGA